One Coffea arabica cultivar ET-39 chromosome 5c, Coffea Arabica ET-39 HiFi, whole genome shotgun sequence DNA window includes the following coding sequences:
- the LOC113689829 gene encoding uncharacterized protein — protein sequence MQMEQPSIISSMPLMLSILSLLSLHSLWSIHALNQEGLFLQQVKQSLFDPAGSLSSWFDRDATPCNWTGITCARRGNGRSPSPAVVSVNLAGAALAGPFPIFLCRLRYLSVVSMSNNSINSSLPLSISLCKSLTYLDLSENLLEGPIPDTLSQLPHLRCLNLDANYLSGDIPASFGEFRLLESLILTSNLLNGTIPASLGNITSLKRLQLAYNPFRPSQLAPELGNLTNLEDFWLSNCGLIGSIPESFAKLSRLANFDVAENGLTGPIPALFFQLKNIVQLEMYNNSFTGKLPSGWANLTELRRFDASMNSLTGRIPDELCQLPLESLHLYENKLMGALPESIAKSPNLNGLRLFSNRLNGSLPSELGKNSPLQTLDVSGNQFSGKIPESLCAKGKLEELLLIFNLFSGNIPASLAKCQSLGRVRLRFNRLTGEVPAEFWGLPHVYLLDLGNNVLSGHISHMIQGAKNLSTLVISNNKFSGNLPDEIGMLDNLIDLEARHNKFSGKIPSSLVKLEQLSRLDLYDNVLSGEIPEGIRALKQLSELNLARNKLSGEIPDEIGYLPGLNYLDLSWNNFSGEIPLALENLKLNELNLSCNHLSGTIPPLFDKDVYKDSFLENPGLCGGFAGLCPRKRRGRDTIYGLVLRSVSVIGACLLIVGLVFLIWKHKNIKKVKKGVIMNKWTSFQKLGFSETEIITCIDENNVIGSGASGKVYKAVLSDGEVVAVKKLWERSNKDDSSFSSVDSEKDEFEVEVQTLGNIRHKNIVRLLCCCSSGSCKLLVYEYMPNGSLGDLLHSSKGGLLDWPTRLRIALDAAEGLSYLHHDCVPPIVHRDVKSNNILLDEHFGAKISDFGVAKIVEVANKGVECMSAIAGSCGYIAPEYAYTLRVNEKSDIYSFGIVLLELLTGRRPVDPDLGDKDLATWVCTKLNQKGIDHVIDPNLASTYKEEICKVLNISLLCTSPLPVNRPSMRRVVKMLQESSTHCKTKIAEKECKLSTNSYQDSSKESSIV from the exons ATGCAAATGGAGCAGCCCTCCATCATCAGCAGTATGCCTCTAATGCTCTCCATTCTTTCCCTCTTATCTCTCCATTCTTTGTGGTCCATCCATGCTCTTAATCAAGAAGGACTCTTCCTCCAACAAGTTAAGCAATCTTTATTCGACCCGGCGGGTTCATTGTCATCCTGGTTCGACCGTGATGCCACCCCATGCAACTGGACCGGGATCACATGTGCTCGTCGTGGTAATGGACGTTCGCCTTCTCCCGCCGTCGTCTCTGTCAATCTTGCTGGTGCAGCTCTTGCTGGGCCATTTCCGATCTTCCTTTGCCGCCTCCGTTATCTTTCCGTTGTTTCTATGTCTAACAACTCCATTAACTCCTCCCTTCCTCTCTCTATTTCCCTGTGCAAAAGTCTCACCTACCTTGATCTCTCCGAGAACTTACTAGAAGGCCCCATTCCTGACACCCTCTCTCAGCTTCCTCACCTCAG GTGTCTTAATCTTGATGCTAACTACTTATCTGGAGATATTCCGGCGAGTTTTGGCGAATTCAGGCttcttgaaagtcttattctcACTAGCAATCTCCTGAATGGAACAATCCCTGCTTCTTTGGGTAATATAACGAGTCTCAAACGTCTTCAACTGGCGTACAACCCGTTCAGGCCGAGTCAACTCGCTCCGGAACTCGGTAACTTGACGAACCTGGAGGACTTCTGGCTTTCTAACTGTGGCTTAATTGGTTCAATTCCCGAAAGTTTTGCTAAACTGAGTCGACTCGCTAATTTCGACGTGGCGGAAAATGGACTCACTGGGCCGATACCTGCATTGTTTTTCCAGCTGAAAAATATTGTACAATTAGAAATGTACAACAACTCGTTCACCGGAAAGTTACCTTCGGGATGGGCTAATTTAACAGAGTTAAGACGGTTTGACGCGTCGATGAACAGCTTAACCGGGAGGATTCCGGACGAGTTGTGTCAGTTGCCACTCGAGTCACTCCATTTGTATGAAAACAAGCTAATGGGTGCACTTCCAGAGAGTATAGCCAAGTCTCCAAATTTAAACGGGCTGAGATTATTTTCAAACCGACTCAACGGGTCATTACCGAGTGAACTCGGGAAGAACTCGCCTTTACAAACTCTAGATGTTTCGGGGAATCAATTTTCGGGCAAAATCCCGGAAAGTTTGTGTGCCAAGGGGAAATTGGAGGAgcttcttttgatatttaatttattttcggGGAATATTCCGGCAAGTTTGGCAAAATGCCAGAGTTTAGGTCGGGTCCGGTTACGGTTCAACCGGCTAACTGGAGAGGTCCCGGCTGAGTTTTGGGGTTTGCCGCATGTGTATTTGCTAGACCTTGGTAATAATGTGCTATCAGGCCACATATCACACATGATACAAGGTGCAAAAAATTTGTCAACCCTTGTAATTTCGAATAATAAATTTTCGGGGAATTTGCCGGATGAAATTGGAATGCTAGACAATTTGATTGACCTTGAAGCTAGGCATAACAAATTTAGTGGGAAAATTCCAAGTTCATTGGTTAAATTGGAGCAATTAAGTAGGCTTGATCTCTATGACAATGTTCTTTCTGGGGAAATTCCAGAGGGAATTCGGGCTCTGAAGCAGCTGAGCGAACTCAATTTGGCTAGAAATAAGTTGTCTGGTGAAATCCCTGATGAAATTGGTTATTTGCCGGGGCTTAATTACCTTGATCTTTCCTGGAATAATTTCTCAGGAGAAATCCCACttgcattggagaatttgaagCTAAATGAGTTAAATTTATCATGTAATCATCTTTCAGGGACGATACCTCCACTTTTTGACAAGGATGTTTACAAGGACAGCTTTTTGGAGAATCCAGGTTTATGTGGTGGTTTTGCCGGCTTATGTCCCAGAAAAAGAAGAGGCAGGGATACAATTTATGGGTTGGTCCTAAGATCAGTTTCTGTGATTGGTGCATGTCTTTTGATTGTTGGACTCGTTTTCCTCATCTGGAAGCACaagaatatcaagaaagttAAGAAAGGAGTCATCATGAACAAGTGGACATCGTTTCAAAAGTTGGGATTCTCTGAAACTGAAATCATCACTTGCATTGATGAAAATAATGTCATTGGAAGTGGAGCCTCAGGAAAAGTATACAAGGCTGTTCTCAGTGATGGTGAGGTGGTTGCAGTGAAGAAGCTCTGGGAAAGATCAAACAAAGACGACTCCAGTTTTTCGAGTGTCGATTCTGAGAAAGACGAGTTTGAAGTGGAAGTTCAGACATTGGGAAATATCAGGCATAAGAACATTGTGAGATTATTGTGTTGTTGCAGTAGCGGGAGTTGTAAGCTTTTGGTGTATGAATACATGCCAAATGGGAGCTTAGGTGACCTGTTGCACAGTAGTAAGGGTGGATTGCTAGATTGGCCGACTAGGCTCAGAATAGCGTTGGATGCTGCAGAGGGGCTTTCTTATCTACATCACGATTGTGTTCCTCCAATTGTGCACAGGGATGTCAAGTCAAATAACATATTGTTGGATGAACATTTTGGAGCAAAAATATCGGATTTTGGGGTCGCCAAAATTGTCGAAGTAGCTAACAAGGGTGTTGAGTGCATGTCTGCGATTGCTGGTTCTTGTGGTTATATTGCACCAG AATATGCATATACTCTGAGGGTGAATGAAAAGAGTGACATATATAGCTTTGGTATTGTCCTCCTGGAATTATTGACTGGCAGAAGACCTGTTGATCCAGATCTTGGGGACAAAGATTTGGCTACATGGGTCTGCACAAAGTTGAACCAGAAAGGAATTGATCATGTGATTGATCCCAATCTTGCTTCCACTTACAAAGAAGAAATTTGCAAGGTTCTTAACATTAGTTTACTTTGTACTAGCCCTCTTCCAGTCAATCGACCCTCGATGCGCAGAGTGGTGAAAATGCTGCAAGAGTCGAGTACACATTGCAAGACTAAGATTGCAGAAAAAGAGTGTAAGCTATCAACTAATTCTTATCAAGATAGTTCCAAAGAAAGTAGCATTGTTTGA
- the LOC113689893 gene encoding NAC domain-containing protein 73: MTCCSDCSNERTASRRLPTSPDHHDNANNHESPKSKQTMACPSCGLTLQSPEKAGIHDLPGLPAGVKFDPSDQEILEHLEAKVRSDVHKLHPLIDEFIHTLEGENGICCTHPEKLPGVSKDGLVRHFFHRPSKAYTTGTRKRRKVHTDIDGCETRWHKTGKTRPVAVKGKVKGFKKILVLYTNYGRQRKPEKTNWVMHQYHLGNNEDEKEGELVVSKVFYQTQPRQCGSLIKDSPVKGNGRIGHEGSHLNNSTFVEYYNSALISFDQ, translated from the exons ATGACTTGTTGTAGTGACTGTAGTAACGAGCGAACGGCTTCAAGAAGGCTGCCAACTTCTCCGGATCATCATGACAATGCTAACAATCATGAAAgccctaaaagtaaacaaacgaTGGCTTGTCCCTCCTGTGGTCTTACACTCCAGTCCCCAGAAAAG GCTGGAATTCATGACCTTCCAGGATTACCTGCTGGGGTGAAATTTGATCCTAGTGATCAGGAAATTCTTGAACATTTGGAGGCAAAGGTGAGATCAGATGTTCATAAGCTTCATCCTCTGATCGATGAGTTCATCCACACACTTGAGGGAGAAAATGGAATTTGCTGTACGCATCCAGAGAAATTACCAG GAGTAAGCAAAGATGGTTTAGTCAGGCATTTCTTTCATCGCCCTTCAAAAGCATACACCACTGGGactaggaaaagaagaaaagtacaCACGGACATAGATGGCTGCGAAACCCGGTGGCACAAAACGGGCAAGACTAGGCCAGTTGCTGttaaaggaaaagtgaaagggTTCAAGAAGATACTTGTGCTCTACACTAACTATGGGAGGCAAAGAAAACCTGAGAAAACAAATTGGGTGATGCATCAGTATCACCTAGGCAATAATGAAGATGAAAAGGAAGGTGAATTAGTGGTTTCCAAGGTTTTCTACCAAACTCAACCTAGGCAATGTGGTTCCTTGATCAAAGACTCTCCTGTGAAAGGAAATGGGCGAATTGGACATGAGGGTTCTCATCTCAACAACTCTACCTTTGTCGAATACTACAATTCAGCTCTCATTTCCTTTGATCAAT GA
- the LOC113689894 gene encoding uncharacterized protein, producing the protein MKFTDSPVIDLPVLNSHLSFHQDNGSMHVGTSVWPCSLVLVKFAERWHPSTAAAGNNNPYADLLNFTGKRGIELGAGCGVGSMGLYLLGLNDIVVTDIAPVMPALKHNLKRNKPVLKKALKTAQLYWANEAQVKALGPQSFDVVVAADVVYIEESVGPLVETMVKLVAEDGVVLLGYQVRSPEAHLLFWEKCGEVFEIEKIPHEHLHPEYAYEETDVYVLRKKKQNSVENKKVL; encoded by the coding sequence atgaagtTCACAGATTCCCCTGTTATCGATCTCCCGGTCCTCAATTCCCACCTCTCTTTCCACCAAGACAACGGCTCCATGCACGTCGGAACCTCCGTCTGGCCTTGCTCTTTAGTCCTCGTCAAATTCGCCGAGCGCTGGCACCCTTCAACGGCGGCGGCGGGGAACAACAACCCCTACGCCGACCTCCTAAACTTCACGGGCAAACGCGGCATAGAGCTCGGAGCTGGATGCGGGGTCGGTTCAATGGGTTTATATCTGCTCGGTTTAAACGACATCGTTGTTACTGATATAGCTCCGGTAATGCCGGCTTTAAAACACAACTTGAAACGGAACAAGCCAGTTTTGAAAAAGGCTTTGAAAACGGCCCAGTTGTATTGGGCGAACGAGGCCCAGGTAAAGGCCTTAGGCCCACAGTCTTTCGATGTTGTCGTGGCTGCTGACGTGGTTTACATCGAGGAGTCGGTTGGGCCGTTGGTGGAGACGATGGTGAAGCTGGTTGCGGAGGACGGCGTCGTTTTGCTGGGGTACCAGGTGAGGTCCCCCGAAGCCCACTTGTTGTTTTGGGAAAAATGTGGGGAGGTTTTTGAGATTGAGAAAATCCCACACGAGCATCTGCATCCCGAGTATGCGTACGAGGAAACTGATGTTTATGTTTTGAGGAAGAAGAAGCAGAATTCCGTGGAAAATAAGAAGGTTTTGTAG